One genomic region from Reichenbachiella ulvae encodes:
- the porU gene encoding type IX secretion system sortase PorU has protein sequence MKKHLTYSGLVLLFFSLWFPTASAQSVLSSGSWYKVAIIEEGIYKVDAGVLKKLGINRKDIDPRNLAIYGNAYNGMLSQSNSAERPQDLIENARQGVGFEDGVFDKEDYFLFYGKPAYGLSFDADTKDFAYQNNIYSDSAFYFITIKDEPALNLESSSTGNSTGQWQESYLRLQVHELEETNVLETGRDWFGERVSALYSDVNINFDSEGLIAGPLKLYVSVASQATVGSQFSFSIGGQSFGETRLTAVSGETYDTWVDVKADTLQLDNYSGANFNMLVKFSLDEGTARGYVDYVNLVSRHALNLNHRLLSVYVEETGGLKIEGPGASAQAWDVSSPTRPKQKVINATQQSMTFGVQEGQHIIAFDNRHIQSPISKERIRNQNLRAMPSADVLYITHPSFLYPTQRLAEHRLQHDGLKTEVVTIDQIYNEFSSGRQDVVAIRDFIRHHYVSTGQLKYVTLVGDCSYDYKKYTRNHKNFVPVYEARNSVHRLYSYSSEDFYGFMEEDEGEWIENSQGDHTLDIGVGRIPVASYEEAMDYVNKVIRYETSSFSFGPWKNKVVYFADDGDFNIHQRDADRLSAIVDTASQEFNVRKVFLDQFEQEGEIGFQTSPRASQALIDALEKGSFLVNYTGHGNEFVLADEDVLTEEMIDQLTNRNQLPFFVTATCQFGKYDDPALVSGGEKMLLSPQGGAIALLTSTRAVVASSNYTINRSFYEAFTKKESGQYRRLGDIMMETKNNSLVGPKNRNYALLGDASMRLAFPSSQVRLTSINDKSIDQLDTLSALGVYTISGQIENDGILESSFKGTVKISIYDEPASYQTLGDESVASEYEQRDILLFQGEASVENGLFSTEVILSRDMELTYGKGKINFYALNDSSNWDAAGSFTEVIVGGLASVDSDNSPPLATIYFDDVDYQEGDRLGRNPLLLVRLKDESGINVSKLNNQGITASLDGSDPFDLNDFYFGSVDDYQEGWVMFPFSSLDKGEHELVLTAYDNHGNEVVQSARFVVSDHKSLEISEFINYPNPMQDITTFSFSHDRAGEDLDISLSITNLQGQLILHEQFEVYNASNPVDDIHWNGKDLSGNKVKKGIYIYKLIIQSRIDGASTSISRKLVISD, from the coding sequence TTGAAAAAGCATCTTACATATTCAGGTTTAGTCCTACTGTTTTTTAGTTTGTGGTTCCCTACTGCAAGTGCTCAATCTGTATTGTCAAGTGGCAGTTGGTATAAGGTGGCTATAATAGAAGAGGGGATTTATAAAGTAGATGCTGGGGTTTTAAAGAAACTGGGAATCAATAGAAAGGACATCGATCCTCGTAACCTCGCTATCTATGGCAATGCTTACAACGGGATGTTATCGCAATCCAATAGCGCCGAAAGGCCGCAGGATTTGATAGAAAACGCCAGACAAGGGGTGGGCTTTGAAGACGGTGTTTTCGACAAAGAGGATTATTTCTTATTCTATGGGAAGCCTGCATATGGTCTTAGTTTTGATGCGGATACCAAGGATTTTGCTTACCAGAATAATATCTACAGTGATTCGGCTTTTTATTTCATTACCATCAAAGATGAACCTGCGCTCAATCTAGAATCTAGCTCGACAGGAAACTCTACAGGTCAATGGCAAGAAAGTTATTTGAGACTGCAGGTGCATGAGTTAGAAGAAACCAATGTTTTAGAAACCGGTAGGGATTGGTTCGGTGAGCGGGTCAGTGCATTATATTCTGATGTCAATATCAATTTTGATTCAGAAGGGTTGATTGCGGGTCCCTTGAAGCTTTATGTTTCAGTAGCTTCTCAGGCGACTGTTGGGTCTCAGTTTTCTTTTTCAATTGGAGGACAAAGTTTTGGTGAAACGCGATTGACTGCAGTTTCGGGAGAAACCTATGATACATGGGTTGATGTCAAGGCGGACACCTTGCAATTAGATAATTATTCGGGGGCCAATTTCAATATGTTGGTGAAATTTTCTCTTGATGAGGGGACGGCCAGGGGGTATGTAGATTATGTCAATTTGGTAAGCCGGCATGCCTTGAATTTGAACCATCGATTGCTTTCTGTTTATGTGGAGGAGACGGGAGGTTTGAAAATCGAAGGGCCAGGAGCCTCTGCACAGGCCTGGGATGTGTCCAGTCCAACACGTCCAAAACAGAAAGTGATCAATGCAACTCAGCAGAGCATGACTTTTGGTGTACAAGAGGGCCAGCATATTATTGCCTTTGACAATCGTCATATTCAATCTCCCATTTCAAAAGAAAGAATCCGAAATCAGAACTTGAGAGCAATGCCGTCAGCTGATGTTCTGTATATCACGCATCCATCATTTCTTTACCCCACACAGAGATTGGCGGAGCATCGCCTTCAGCATGATGGCTTAAAAACCGAAGTGGTCACGATAGATCAGATCTACAACGAGTTTTCTTCAGGCCGTCAGGACGTGGTAGCCATTCGTGATTTCATACGACATCATTACGTTTCCACTGGGCAATTAAAATATGTCACATTGGTAGGCGACTGTTCTTACGATTACAAAAAATATACTCGGAACCATAAAAATTTTGTACCGGTCTATGAGGCGAGAAATTCTGTTCATAGGCTTTACAGTTATTCTTCAGAAGATTTTTATGGTTTCATGGAAGAGGATGAAGGAGAGTGGATAGAAAATAGTCAGGGGGATCATACTTTAGATATTGGTGTGGGTAGAATTCCAGTTGCCAGTTATGAGGAGGCGATGGATTATGTAAATAAGGTCATTCGCTATGAGACGAGTAGCTTTTCCTTTGGCCCATGGAAAAATAAGGTTGTCTACTTTGCTGACGATGGAGATTTCAACATCCATCAGAGAGACGCAGATCGACTGTCAGCCATAGTAGATACGGCGAGCCAGGAGTTCAATGTTCGCAAAGTCTTTTTAGATCAGTTTGAGCAGGAGGGAGAAATTGGATTTCAAACATCTCCCAGGGCTTCTCAGGCTTTGATTGATGCTTTAGAAAAGGGAAGCTTTTTGGTGAATTACACAGGTCATGGCAATGAATTTGTTTTGGCCGATGAGGATGTGCTGACCGAAGAGATGATCGATCAATTGACGAATAGAAACCAGTTGCCCTTTTTTGTCACTGCGACTTGCCAGTTTGGTAAGTATGATGACCCTGCTTTGGTTTCTGGTGGCGAAAAAATGCTTTTGAGTCCTCAAGGCGGTGCTATTGCCTTACTGACCTCTACGCGTGCAGTAGTCGCCTCTAGCAATTACACAATCAATCGTTCATTTTATGAAGCTTTCACCAAAAAAGAAAGTGGCCAGTATCGTAGGCTCGGTGATATCATGATGGAAACGAAGAACAATAGTTTGGTCGGCCCAAAAAACAGAAATTATGCATTGTTAGGAGATGCAAGCATGCGTTTGGCATTTCCTTCTTCTCAAGTTCGATTGACTTCAATCAACGACAAATCAATTGATCAATTGGATACATTGTCTGCGTTGGGTGTTTACACGATTTCTGGTCAGATCGAAAATGATGGCATATTGGAATCAAGTTTTAAAGGAACAGTGAAGATTAGTATATATGATGAGCCGGCAAGCTATCAGACACTTGGTGATGAATCTGTGGCATCAGAATATGAACAAAGAGATATCCTGTTGTTTCAGGGTGAGGCGAGTGTAGAGAATGGTTTGTTTTCAACTGAAGTGATTCTTTCTCGAGATATGGAGCTCACTTATGGTAAAGGGAAAATTAATTTCTATGCCTTGAATGATTCTTCGAATTGGGATGCAGCAGGTTCTTTTACCGAAGTGATCGTAGGCGGACTGGCTAGCGTTGATTCAGACAACAGTCCCCCACTGGCAACTATATATTTCGATGATGTAGATTATCAGGAAGGAGATCGTTTGGGAAGAAATCCTCTACTGCTGGTTAGACTCAAAGATGAAAGTGGTATCAACGTTTCCAAACTCAATAATCAAGGAATAACTGCTTCATTAGATGGTTCAGACCCTTTTGATTTGAATGACTTTTATTTTGGCTCTGTTGATGACTATCAAGAGGGTTGGGTCATGTTCCCTTTTAGCTCTTTGGATAAAGGAGAACACGAATTAGTGCTGACAGCTTATGACAACCATGGTAATGAGGTAGTACAAAGTGCCCGGTTTGTGGTCAGTGATCACAAGTCATTAGAAATTTCAGAGTTCATAAATTATCCTAATCCAATGCAGGATATAACTACTTTTAGTTTTTCGCATGATAGGGCGGGTGAAGATTTGGATATATCACTCAGCATTACCAATTTACAGGGCCAACTAATTCTTCATGAGCAGTTTGAAGTATACAATGCCTCAAACCCAGTCGATGATATTCATTGGAACGGAAAGGATCTTAGTGGCAATAAAGTCAAAAAAGGAATCTATATTTATAAATTGATTATACAAAGCCGGATAGATGGTGCCTCGACTAGCATTTCTCGCAAACTGGTTATAAGTGATTAA
- the pssA gene encoding CDP-diacylglycerol--serine O-phosphatidyltransferase — protein sequence MSIRNFIPNGLTCLNLLFGCVALIAIFDGRYDEAIYYVILSGVADFFDGFAARMLKATSNIGKDLDSLADLVSFGVVPAFVMFKMIEAHSSSSYMPYLGLGIAIFSALRLAKFNNDERQSDTFYGLPVPANALLICALPFLAKEPFFVDLLSKDWVLVAISILMSFLLVSDVKLLALKFANFGWKGNEARYLVMVISLIAIATFQVIALPFVILFYFVASIFTNMLSN from the coding sequence ATGAGTATTAGAAACTTCATTCCTAATGGGCTCACTTGCCTGAATCTACTTTTCGGTTGTGTGGCATTGATTGCCATTTTTGACGGTCGATATGACGAAGCGATCTATTATGTGATCTTATCTGGTGTAGCGGACTTTTTTGATGGTTTTGCAGCTCGCATGCTCAAGGCCACTTCTAACATTGGGAAAGATTTAGATTCATTGGCTGACTTGGTTTCGTTTGGTGTGGTTCCGGCCTTTGTTATGTTTAAGATGATAGAGGCTCATTCCTCTTCTTCTTACATGCCTTATTTGGGCCTGGGGATTGCTATCTTCTCAGCACTTCGATTGGCCAAATTCAACAATGACGAAAGGCAAAGTGATACCTTCTACGGATTGCCTGTCCCAGCCAATGCACTATTGATATGTGCATTGCCCTTTCTGGCTAAAGAACCCTTTTTTGTAGATCTTTTAAGTAAAGATTGGGTGCTAGTCGCGATTTCGATACTTATGTCTTTTCTATTGGTTTCGGATGTCAAATTGCTGGCATTGAAATTTGCCAACTTTGGATGGAAAGGTAATGAAGCGAGATATCTGGTCATGGTCATTTCACTAATAGCCATTGCGACATTTCAGGTCATCGCATTACCATTCGTAATTCTTTTTTATTTTGTAGCCTCTATTTTTACCAATATGCTGTCAAACTAG
- a CDS encoding translocation protein TolB codes for MRKILALACFTIFATQVLGQYKPQTFGQNRVQYKEFDWYYYSTEDYDIHFYSQGEEYAELALDYLEEEFEKITDLIGYAPFSKSEIFIYNSHTDYLQSNIGVGSPTFTVAGETKFVKLQVEIAYPGNMLDFKKELKYKVSKMLLEDMMFGGSLTEMFQSNYLLNLPEWFIAGAINYISKGWDVEMDDYVRDYLQEKKIRKFSKLEGEEAALIGQSVWNYVAVKYGPSNLSNILNLTRIIRNTEHSVASTLGMSFRQFMYEWAEYYGVPNEELNDSYIAPEKNDKVIGVTGKVTKLTDVKLSPSGQMMAYVQNYKGKYKVIIRDLNKGKEQVALKGGYHSIDQEVSYKLPLIDWISDSQLGVVQTWYGRNYLVTYDIPTRSKRRKSMTRFNQINGIDFNDNGKLAIISADVNGQTDLYLISMRRNAVKRLTKDNWDDLYPKFIPGTDAFVFSSNRNTDTLNITSPDINEMPSLLNLFAYDLDTTENVLYRLTNTISNEIYPVPLNKDEVYFLSDLKGINNLYKYDFRDSLYHQVSNYRTSLKEYDLNPNTQDLTFLMLNDGKTRIYLNEEYNIDQRLFTPPTLRHQVQQVEYIRKKREERVRKELEEEKMREDSLSNIQKVEPDTSNIDLNEKIIDTDNYVFEDEPSQQEKPEENEQRFSFLSIYQKIQKEPTVTGPLPYETSFTADNLVTSMVFDQLRGFGFLVETQMTDALENHKFNGGFLAIMDFKSGDFFAQYEYLKNTIDLRARYDRKVIHHEGFNNNNQAIDQEILQKYKMNSFSVGAALPISVSSRFEVDGFMRFTNYYNVNPDVLAQDSGLPDPFITDAKHTFAGIKAAWVFDNTLVNGLNLFEGMRGKISFEHNQALDDNSRSFSDFKVDLRRYQKIHRELILASRVYYGASFGNRPKTYMLGGLDNWIFNKSDNSEQVNSPLYFSNFKDNTDILFTEFVNLRGFNYNRFYGENVLACNVELRFPIVKYFTRGTIKSNFLRNLQFIGFYDIGSAWTGVSPFNEENTVDTKIVKREGSPFEAIIKTSRNPWLQSYGAGVRTVLMGYYLRFDMAKPIEDYAIGDMRFYLSLGYDF; via the coding sequence ATGAGAAAGATTCTTGCACTTGCATGCTTCACAATTTTTGCCACTCAGGTTTTAGGTCAGTACAAACCTCAGACCTTTGGGCAGAACCGTGTGCAGTACAAGGAATTCGATTGGTATTATTATTCCACAGAAGACTATGACATACACTTCTATAGTCAGGGTGAAGAATATGCCGAGCTGGCTTTAGATTATCTGGAAGAGGAATTCGAAAAAATAACCGACCTCATCGGTTACGCTCCCTTTTCCAAAAGTGAAATATTCATCTACAACTCTCACACAGACTATCTGCAAAGTAACATTGGAGTTGGGTCGCCGACTTTTACTGTAGCAGGAGAGACCAAATTCGTAAAGCTTCAGGTAGAGATTGCCTATCCGGGCAACATGCTCGACTTCAAAAAGGAACTGAAATACAAAGTCTCCAAAATGCTACTAGAGGATATGATGTTTGGTGGTAGCCTGACAGAGATGTTCCAAAGCAACTATCTATTAAATCTACCCGAATGGTTTATAGCTGGTGCCATCAACTACATATCCAAAGGATGGGATGTGGAAATGGACGACTATGTGAGGGACTATTTGCAGGAAAAAAAGATTAGAAAATTCTCCAAACTGGAAGGAGAAGAAGCCGCCCTTATAGGGCAGTCTGTCTGGAACTATGTGGCAGTAAAATATGGCCCTAGTAACCTTAGCAACATCCTGAATCTTACTCGAATCATCAGAAATACCGAACATAGTGTCGCTAGTACTTTGGGCATGTCCTTTAGGCAGTTTATGTATGAATGGGCAGAATACTATGGCGTTCCAAACGAAGAACTGAACGATAGCTATATAGCACCAGAGAAAAATGATAAAGTAATAGGAGTTACTGGCAAAGTGACCAAACTAACCGATGTAAAGCTGAGCCCCTCGGGTCAGATGATGGCCTACGTTCAGAACTACAAAGGCAAATACAAAGTCATCATCCGTGACCTGAACAAAGGAAAAGAACAGGTAGCCCTAAAAGGCGGTTACCACTCGATAGATCAGGAAGTGTCCTACAAACTTCCTTTGATAGACTGGATCAGCGACTCACAGCTAGGCGTAGTTCAGACCTGGTATGGGCGAAATTATCTCGTGACCTACGACATCCCTACGCGATCCAAAAGGAGAAAATCGATGACTCGATTCAATCAAATCAATGGGATTGACTTTAATGACAATGGAAAATTAGCCATCATTAGCGCCGATGTAAATGGTCAGACAGATCTGTATTTGATCAGTATGAGGAGAAATGCAGTGAAAAGATTAACTAAAGACAACTGGGACGATCTATATCCTAAATTCATCCCTGGTACAGATGCATTTGTTTTCAGCTCTAACCGAAATACCGATACACTCAATATCACCTCTCCAGACATCAACGAGATGCCAAGCCTTCTCAATCTGTTTGCCTATGATCTAGACACTACTGAAAATGTACTCTACCGTCTAACCAATACCATTAGCAATGAGATTTACCCCGTCCCTTTAAATAAAGATGAGGTGTATTTCTTAAGTGATTTGAAAGGTATAAACAACCTCTACAAGTATGACTTTAGAGATAGCCTTTACCATCAAGTTTCCAATTATAGAACGAGCTTAAAGGAATATGATTTAAACCCAAACACACAGGACCTGACATTTTTGATGCTCAATGATGGTAAAACCAGAATTTATCTAAATGAAGAGTATAATATTGATCAAAGGCTCTTCACTCCACCCACCTTGCGTCATCAAGTACAACAAGTCGAATACATCAGGAAGAAAAGAGAAGAAAGAGTTAGAAAGGAACTAGAAGAAGAAAAAATGAGAGAGGACAGCCTTTCTAACATTCAAAAAGTTGAACCTGACACCAGCAACATTGACCTCAATGAGAAAATTATCGATACGGACAATTATGTATTTGAAGATGAACCATCTCAACAAGAAAAGCCGGAAGAAAACGAACAGCGTTTTTCTTTCCTTTCCATCTATCAGAAAATACAAAAAGAACCTACTGTAACGGGTCCATTGCCTTATGAAACTAGCTTTACGGCTGACAACTTAGTTACCTCAATGGTTTTTGATCAATTGAGAGGATTTGGCTTTTTAGTAGAAACTCAGATGACGGATGCACTCGAAAACCACAAGTTCAATGGTGGTTTTCTGGCCATCATGGATTTCAAAAGTGGCGATTTCTTTGCCCAATACGAATACCTCAAGAACACCATCGACTTAAGAGCAAGATATGATCGAAAAGTCATTCACCACGAGGGATTCAATAATAACAATCAAGCAATTGATCAAGAAATACTTCAGAAGTACAAAATGAATTCCTTTTCGGTAGGAGCAGCTCTCCCGATATCTGTTTCCTCCAGATTTGAGGTAGACGGTTTCATGAGATTCACCAACTATTACAACGTGAATCCGGATGTGCTGGCACAAGACAGTGGCTTACCAGATCCATTTATTACAGATGCCAAGCATACATTTGCTGGAATCAAAGCCGCTTGGGTGTTTGACAATACGCTAGTCAATGGCTTGAACCTATTTGAGGGTATGCGGGGTAAAATTTCTTTTGAGCACAACCAAGCCTTAGATGACAATAGTAGAAGTTTTAGCGATTTTAAGGTAGACTTGAGGCGCTATCAAAAAATCCACCGAGAGCTTATTCTAGCCTCAAGAGTTTACTATGGAGCCTCTTTTGGTAATCGACCCAAAACCTACATGCTAGGTGGACTAGACAATTGGATATTCAACAAAAGTGACAATAGCGAACAAGTAAACTCCCCCCTTTATTTCAGCAACTTTAAAGACAATACAGACATACTCTTCACTGAATTTGTGAACCTCCGAGGCTTCAATTACAACAGGTTCTATGGTGAAAATGTACTCGCCTGCAATGTCGAGCTTCGATTTCCAATCGTAAAATACTTTACGAGAGGAACCATTAAATCTAATTTCCTCAGAAACCTTCAGTTCATAGGGTTCTACGATATAGGTTCGGCCTGGACGGGCGTTTCTCCATTCAATGAAGAAAACACCGTCGACACCAAAATCGTTAAGAGAGAAGGTTCTCCATTTGAAGCTATTATAAAAACAAGTAGAAACCCCTGGTTACAGAGCTATGGAGCTGGCGTGAGAACGGTACTAATGGGGTATTACTTGAGATTTGATATGGCCAAACCAATCGAGGATTATGCGATTGGCGACATGAGATTCTACCTGTCTTTAGGATACGATTTCTGA
- a CDS encoding NAD(P)/FAD-dependent oxidoreductase, producing the protein MKDFLIIGHGLAGAILSHNLLEQGFTVEVLDQPSNNHSSSVAAGLYNPVTGRKMVKTWAADHLFPFLEPYYKKLEAQLGASFLRPIGIYRPFFSYEDQNDWDMKQSEESYKPFISKIHKKGIESYDLHDEYGGLQLAQSGYVKIPDLLEANKKSLVQENSYQEAYFNPDKLEKTNAGFNYMGNDYKAVIYCNGLRVLQTDHFGWLPMKGVKGEVLEAKTAHQPETILNRGVFILPTDHDTTRIGSNYQNQFEDLLPSKKGQQEILDKLQKLSRAKYEILNTVAGVRPATKDRRPIIGKHPEYEHIYVFNGFGSKGVSLIPYFAQQFTAFLKENQPLWDEVNVSRFYSSYDSQ; encoded by the coding sequence TTGAAAGATTTTCTTATCATCGGTCACGGTCTGGCAGGCGCCATTTTGTCTCACAATTTATTGGAACAGGGGTTTACAGTAGAGGTGCTAGACCAACCCTCAAACAACCATTCTTCATCAGTCGCAGCAGGTCTTTACAATCCTGTGACCGGACGTAAAATGGTCAAAACCTGGGCAGCGGATCATCTCTTCCCATTCTTAGAGCCCTACTATAAAAAACTAGAAGCACAGTTGGGTGCTAGCTTTCTTCGACCGATTGGCATCTACCGTCCTTTCTTCAGCTATGAAGATCAAAATGATTGGGACATGAAGCAGTCCGAAGAAAGTTATAAACCCTTCATATCTAAAATCCATAAGAAGGGAATTGAATCTTACGATCTCCATGATGAATATGGAGGCCTACAGCTGGCCCAATCTGGGTATGTGAAAATTCCAGATCTGCTGGAAGCCAATAAAAAAAGCCTAGTCCAAGAAAACAGCTACCAGGAAGCATACTTTAATCCCGACAAATTAGAAAAAACTAATGCTGGCTTCAATTACATGGGCAATGACTACAAGGCAGTGATCTATTGTAATGGACTCAGGGTGCTGCAAACAGATCATTTTGGCTGGCTACCCATGAAGGGAGTAAAAGGAGAAGTCTTGGAGGCCAAAACAGCACATCAGCCTGAGACCATTTTGAATCGAGGGGTTTTCATTTTGCCTACAGATCATGACACCACTCGCATTGGGTCCAATTACCAAAACCAATTTGAAGACTTGCTCCCCTCCAAAAAAGGGCAACAGGAAATCCTAGACAAATTGCAAAAGTTGAGTAGAGCCAAGTATGAAATCCTTAATACTGTCGCAGGCGTTCGTCCTGCGACAAAAGACCGTCGGCCAATCATTGGAAAACACCCCGAATATGAACATATTTATGTTTTCAATGGGTTTGGATCCAAAGGTGTTTCGCTGATCCCTTATTTCGCTCAGCAATTCACTGCCTTTTTAAAGGAGAACCAACCCCTGTGGGATGAGGTAAACGTATCCCGGTTTTACTCTTCCTATGATAGCCAGTAA
- the porV gene encoding type IX secretion system outer membrane channel protein PorV: MNTTGIKGILGLLALLFIVNSGLMAQSGTLNGQDSLRRVITTAVPFISFAPDSRASGMGDVGVATSADANSVHWNNGKLAFIDSKFGASISYSPWLATITNDMALYYLSGYYKIDRVQTVAVSMRYFDLGSIQLTDDTGGLLGVDNPREGAVDATYSRKLSENLGIGVTARYIWSNIIGSVSGISQKGTSVAVDVGTYYNKDLHLGRTNANLALGAHVSNIGQKVTYSTDDFKDFIPINLRLGAALKLELDPVNTLTFAVDFNKLMVPTPPIYELDADGNPVYQNGKRVIVRGKDPDRNLISGMFGSFSDAPDGFSEEMAEIMISAGTEYWYRDLFAARAGYFYEAESKGGRKYFTLGVGFRYQKFGVDFSYLIPGEQDHPLAETIRFSLLFDFAKGDTGEDLN, from the coding sequence ATGAATACTACAGGGATCAAAGGAATTTTAGGGCTTCTTGCACTGCTCTTTATTGTTAACTCTGGACTGATGGCTCAGTCTGGCACTTTAAATGGTCAAGACAGTTTACGTCGGGTTATAACAACAGCTGTTCCATTTATTAGTTTTGCACCAGACTCACGTGCATCAGGCATGGGTGATGTAGGGGTTGCAACCTCTGCAGATGCTAACAGCGTGCATTGGAACAATGGTAAACTGGCCTTTATCGATAGTAAGTTTGGTGCTTCTATTTCATACTCCCCGTGGCTGGCAACCATTACCAATGACATGGCGCTATATTATCTTTCAGGATATTATAAAATTGACCGTGTACAAACAGTCGCAGTTTCAATGCGCTATTTCGATCTGGGTAGTATTCAATTGACAGATGATACAGGGGGGCTTTTGGGAGTTGATAATCCTAGAGAAGGGGCTGTGGATGCAACCTATTCAAGAAAATTAAGTGAGAATTTAGGGATAGGTGTGACAGCACGATATATATGGTCTAATATTATAGGAAGTGTGTCAGGCATCAGTCAAAAAGGAACCAGTGTGGCAGTGGATGTCGGTACCTACTATAACAAGGATCTACATTTAGGTAGAACCAATGCCAATTTGGCATTGGGGGCACATGTTTCGAATATCGGTCAAAAGGTTACTTACAGTACGGATGATTTTAAAGATTTTATTCCTATCAACCTGAGGTTAGGAGCTGCATTGAAACTGGAATTGGATCCGGTGAACACGCTGACTTTCGCAGTTGATTTCAACAAATTAATGGTGCCTACTCCTCCAATTTATGAATTGGATGCTGATGGAAATCCTGTCTATCAAAATGGAAAAAGAGTTATTGTTAGAGGTAAAGATCCAGATAGAAATTTGATTTCAGGAATGTTTGGTTCATTTTCGGATGCACCTGATGGCTTTTCTGAAGAGATGGCAGAAATTATGATATCTGCGGGTACCGAATATTGGTACAGGGATTTATTTGCCGCACGAGCAGGATATTTTTACGAAGCAGAATCAAAAGGAGGAAGAAAGTATTTTACCTTAGGTGTAGGTTTCCGTTATCAAAAGTTCGGAGTGGATTTCTCTTATTTGATTCCAGGAGAGCAAGATCATCCTTTGGCAGAGACTATCCGTTTCTCCCTATTATTTGATTTTGC
- a CDS encoding MBL fold metallo-hydrolase gives MIQIHNFVFNPFYENTYVLYDETKEAIIIDPGCYEDTERNELSDFIESEGLKVTHLINTHCHVDHVLGNAYVMKKYDVGLQTHPEDEATLRSVEVYAPAYGFTDYRTTSATSFINEGDKISFGNTVLDVYFTPGHAPGHIVLVNEEQNICIGGDVLFDGSVGRTDLPGGDFDILMKSIKEKLFVFSDEMTVYPGHGPSTTIGKEKATNPFCGEQS, from the coding sequence ATGATCCAGATACACAATTTCGTCTTCAATCCTTTTTATGAAAATACTTATGTGCTCTATGATGAGACCAAAGAAGCCATCATTATAGATCCGGGTTGCTATGAAGATACAGAGCGCAATGAGCTTTCAGATTTTATTGAGTCAGAAGGTCTGAAGGTGACGCATCTGATTAATACGCATTGTCATGTGGATCATGTATTGGGCAATGCCTATGTGATGAAAAAGTATGACGTGGGCCTTCAAACGCATCCAGAAGATGAGGCGACTTTGAGATCAGTCGAAGTGTATGCCCCTGCTTATGGATTTACAGATTATAGAACTACTTCTGCAACCAGTTTTATCAATGAGGGGGATAAAATTAGCTTCGGGAATACGGTGCTGGATGTGTATTTCACCCCTGGACATGCTCCAGGCCACATTGTTTTGGTCAACGAGGAGCAAAATATCTGTATAGGAGGAGATGTATTGTTTGATGGTAGCGTGGGAAGAACGGATTTACCAGGAGGAGATTTTGATATTCTGATGAAAAGCATCAAAGAAAAGCTATTTGTTTTCTCAGATGAAATGACGGTTTATCCAGGTCATGGGCCTTCTACAACTATAGGAAAGGAAAAAGCAACCAACCCATTCTGCGGAGAACAGTCATGA